A single Candidatus Dormiibacterota bacterium DNA region contains:
- a CDS encoding VOC family protein — translation MSIRRAMPVIVTDDPVATRRFYEEFLGFDVVMEEDGFLMFSSPSVATTQVIVVWRSPTALDPAARQLTMSLEVRDVDAAYADARRRDLEIVHPLTDEPWGIRRFFVREPSGAVINVASHIADLPAGEESSAVNPPLPKLDQETIISTVVDQG, via the coding sequence GTGAGCATCCGCCGCGCGATGCCAGTCATCGTCACGGACGATCCAGTGGCGACGCGCCGCTTCTACGAGGAGTTCCTCGGCTTCGACGTGGTGATGGAGGAGGACGGGTTCCTGATGTTCTCCTCGCCAAGCGTGGCAACGACGCAGGTGATCGTCGTCTGGCGGAGCCCAACCGCACTCGACCCTGCAGCTCGGCAGCTCACCATGTCCCTCGAGGTTCGCGATGTCGACGCGGCGTACGCTGACGCGCGACGCCGCGACCTGGAGATCGTCCATCCGCTCACGGACGAGCCCTGGGGCATCCGCCGGTTCTTCGTCCGCGAGCCCAGCGGTGCGGTCATCAACGTGGCGAGCCACATCGCCGACCTGCCCGCCGGAGAGGAGAGCTCAGCCGTAAACCCGCCATTACCAAAGCTTGATCAGGAAACTATAATAAGCACGGTTGTTGATCAAGGTTAG
- a CDS encoding Fic family protein, whose amino-acid sequence MPRLVARRWSPTELDRLLPRADRGPFGYEAFVPDRLVDLRWTLPLDLAEALSTTERRVRELNHSSRHLASLEALSRLLLRSESISSSRIEGLQVGNRRLAEALFDPEHSGGVERSVAANVLALTRAIEFGATAAALTVGDVLEIHHVLIHGDEPGIAGRLRTEQNWIGGATPRTAEFIPPPEDEVPPLLEDLVAYCNRDDIPPLVQAAIAHAQFETIHPFADGNGRVGRCLIHALLRRRGVVEHYVPPISVVLATNGRAYVEGLTDFRRGDIEAWCSLFGSATRSAVDGAVRLFDALDELENEWLERAGRPRQGSSARRLIQQLPGVPILDVATAAEILGVSFPAANQAVARLASAGVLRPVREQARRSRRWVAADVVGLLDGFEWHMATPDEAIDHVTGRRPSPSPTFRSRERLRRPRTTGAEETPGSGEAEQEHPGARL is encoded by the coding sequence ATGCCCCGCCTCGTGGCCCGTCGGTGGTCGCCGACCGAGCTCGACAGACTGCTGCCGCGAGCGGACCGAGGCCCATTCGGATACGAGGCATTCGTCCCGGATCGCCTGGTCGACCTGAGGTGGACGCTCCCGCTCGACCTTGCGGAGGCGCTCTCCACGACGGAGCGGCGGGTCAGGGAGCTCAACCACAGCTCGCGCCACCTGGCCTCGCTCGAGGCGCTCTCCCGGCTGCTGCTCCGCTCGGAGAGCATCAGCTCGTCGCGGATCGAGGGGCTGCAGGTCGGGAATCGACGGCTCGCCGAGGCGCTGTTCGATCCCGAGCACTCGGGAGGTGTCGAGCGCTCGGTGGCCGCCAACGTCCTTGCTCTGACCCGTGCGATCGAGTTCGGCGCCACCGCCGCCGCTCTCACCGTCGGCGACGTCCTGGAGATCCATCACGTGCTGATCCACGGCGACGAACCGGGGATCGCCGGCCGCCTTCGCACCGAGCAGAACTGGATCGGTGGTGCGACCCCACGTACGGCGGAGTTCATCCCGCCTCCGGAGGACGAGGTGCCGCCGCTGTTGGAGGACCTTGTCGCCTACTGCAACCGGGACGACATCCCGCCGCTGGTGCAGGCCGCGATCGCTCACGCTCAGTTCGAGACGATCCATCCCTTCGCCGACGGGAACGGCCGGGTGGGGCGATGCCTCATCCACGCGCTGCTCCGCCGGCGAGGCGTCGTCGAACACTACGTACCCCCGATCAGCGTGGTGCTGGCGACCAACGGCCGCGCCTACGTCGAGGGTCTGACCGACTTTCGACGGGGCGACATCGAGGCCTGGTGCTCCCTCTTCGGCTCGGCCACGCGGTCGGCGGTGGACGGAGCCGTCCGCCTGTTCGACGCGCTGGATGAGCTCGAGAACGAGTGGCTGGAGCGAGCCGGCCGGCCCCGCCAGGGCTCCTCTGCCCGCCGGCTCATCCAGCAGCTGCCCGGTGTCCCGATCCTGGATGTCGCCACCGCCGCCGAGATCCTCGGCGTGTCCTTCCCCGCCGCCAACCAGGCTGTCGCGCGCCTGGCGAGCGCGGGGGTGCTCCGGCCGGTACGCGAGCAGGCCAGGCGTTCTCGCCGCTGGGTCGCTGCCGACGTGGTGGGTCTCCTCGACGGCTTCGAGTGGCACATGGCGACACCCGACGAGGCGATCGATCACGTGACCGGCCGCCGCCCCTCCCCGTCACCGACGTTTCGCTCACGCGAGCGCCTGAGGCGTCCTCGCACGACCGGGGCGGAGGAGACTCCGGGCAGCGGGGAGGCGGAACAGGAGCACCCGGGCGCCCGGCTCTGA
- a CDS encoding tautomerase family protein produces the protein MPFYQFTVLAGGPSAARKAEIASAVTRIHTEVTGAPAHYVNCSFVEVPEGSLFVAGEAVEAGRMVGTIRQGRSEEVKRRLLLGLAEAWSSVAGEPIGELALFIHEVPGYQVMERGALLGEASEDRATIET, from the coding sequence ATGCCCTTCTACCAGTTCACCGTTCTCGCCGGCGGTCCGAGCGCCGCACGTAAGGCCGAGATCGCCTCGGCCGTGACCAGGATCCACACCGAGGTCACCGGAGCCCCGGCCCACTACGTGAACTGTTCGTTCGTGGAGGTGCCCGAGGGCAGCCTCTTCGTCGCCGGCGAGGCCGTGGAGGCCGGTCGGATGGTCGGCACCATCCGCCAGGGCCGGAGCGAGGAGGTGAAGCGCAGGCTCCTCCTGGGACTGGCCGAGGCGTGGAGCTCGGTGGCCGGCGAGCCGATCGGCGAGTTGGCCCTGTTCATCCACGAGGTGCCCGGGTACCAGGTCATGGAGAGGGGCGCCCTGCTCGGCGAGGCCTCGGAGGACAGGGCGACGATCGAGACCTGA
- a CDS encoding TetR/AcrR family transcriptional regulator produces the protein MALPSTRERILDAAAHVMGTRGLAATTTKEIARAAGFSEAALYKHFRDKEELFLCLLSERLPPLMSLLDELPGRAGRGTVTANLEQVARAAVDFYEEVVPIGAALFSDPELLAHHRERLRESGMGPQRPFDVVSAYLRAEQRLGRLSRSAKPSVAAALLIGACFQRAFLRSFLGEQAGADADQVFARDAVRTLLRSLSPEQASD, from the coding sequence ATGGCACTCCCCAGCACCCGAGAGCGCATCCTCGACGCCGCGGCGCACGTCATGGGCACGCGAGGTCTGGCGGCCACCACCACCAAGGAGATCGCACGAGCCGCGGGGTTCTCCGAGGCGGCGCTCTACAAGCACTTTCGCGACAAGGAGGAGCTCTTCCTCTGCCTGCTGAGCGAACGCCTGCCTCCGCTCATGTCGCTCCTGGACGAGCTGCCGGGGCGGGCGGGACGGGGCACGGTCACGGCGAACCTCGAGCAGGTCGCGCGCGCCGCCGTGGACTTCTACGAGGAGGTGGTGCCCATCGGCGCCGCCCTCTTCTCCGATCCGGAGCTGCTGGCGCACCACCGGGAGAGGCTTCGCGAGAGCGGGATGGGCCCGCAGCGACCGTTCGACGTGGTGTCCGCATATCTGAGGGCCGAGCAGCGGCTCGGCCGTCTGTCGCGGAGCGCGAAGCCGTCGGTGGCCGCCGCCCTGCTGATCGGGGCCTGCTTCCAGCGGGCGTTCCTGCGGAGCTTTCTGGGTGAGCAGGCCGGCGCCGACGCCGACCAGGTGTTCGCGCGGGACGCCGTCCGAACGCTGCTGCGGAGCCTGTCCCCGGAGCAGGCGTCCGACTGA
- a CDS encoding nitroreductase family deazaflavin-dependent oxidoreductase, translated as MAIDRPPLPALVRRTSRIVTPLLRLGVPIGPMCLLTVTGRRSGVPRTTPVATFEFEGGRYLPQAIPDAQWVANVRAAGWALLGRGRKPRRVSLVEVPVEDRRPLLRHMGSMAPARLRRQFVETGLVDPPGDPAAFAAAAARIAVFRVTDAV; from the coding sequence ATGGCCATCGACCGACCGCCGCTTCCCGCCCTGGTGCGCCGCACCAGCCGGATCGTCACTCCCCTGCTGAGGCTCGGTGTGCCGATCGGCCCGATGTGCCTGCTGACCGTGACCGGACGGCGCAGCGGGGTGCCGCGGACCACCCCGGTCGCGACCTTCGAGTTCGAGGGCGGGCGCTACCTGCCCCAGGCCATTCCCGACGCCCAGTGGGTCGCCAACGTGCGCGCCGCCGGCTGGGCCCTCCTCGGCCGCGGCCGGAAGCCGCGGCGGGTGTCGCTCGTCGAGGTCCCCGTCGAGGACCGCCGGCCCCTGCTGCGACACATGGGCTCGATGGCGCCGGCCCGCCTGCGCCGTCAGTTCGTGGAGACCGGGCTCGTCGATCCGCCCGGCGACCCCGCGGCGTTCGCCGCCGCCGCCGCCCGGATCGCCGTGTTCCGCGTGACCGACGCGGTGTGA
- a CDS encoding nitroreductase family deazaflavin-dependent oxidoreductase has protein sequence MLFGQEHVQRYVETDGEVGHEWQGTKTLILTTTGRRSGTERHNALIYGRHGDDYLVVASKGGAPEPPAWYLNLEADPEVQVQVLGDRFTARARTATPEEKPGLWRTMTGEWPAYDDYQKKTEREIPVVILERA, from the coding sequence ATGTTGTTCGGCCAGGAGCACGTGCAGCGCTATGTCGAGACCGACGGAGAGGTGGGACACGAGTGGCAGGGGACGAAGACCCTCATCCTCACCACCACCGGACGGCGGTCGGGCACGGAGCGTCACAACGCCCTGATCTACGGCCGGCACGGAGACGACTACCTCGTCGTCGCCTCCAAGGGCGGGGCCCCGGAGCCGCCGGCGTGGTACCTGAACCTGGAGGCCGATCCCGAGGTGCAGGTCCAGGTGCTCGGCGACCGCTTCACCGCGCGCGCCCGCACCGCGACCCCGGAGGAGAAGCCGGGCCTCTGGCGGACGATGACCGGCGAGTGGCCGGCGTACGACGACTACCAGAAGAAGACCGAACGGGAGATCCCGGTGGTGATCCTGGAGCGCGCCTGA
- a CDS encoding FKBP-type peptidyl-prolyl cis-trans isomerase, with protein MADLTTEDVTVGTGAEARAGQTVTVHYVGTLDDGTRFDASRDRGTPFSFPLGRGRVIQGWDQGVAGMRVGGVRRLVIPSELGYGDAGAPPVIPPRATLHFEVELLEVS; from the coding sequence ATGGCTGATCTGACGACCGAGGACGTCACCGTCGGGACCGGGGCGGAGGCCCGCGCCGGTCAGACCGTGACGGTTCACTACGTGGGCACGCTGGACGACGGCACCAGGTTCGACGCCTCCCGTGATCGCGGGACGCCGTTCTCCTTCCCCCTGGGCCGGGGTCGGGTGATCCAGGGGTGGGACCAGGGCGTCGCCGGGATGCGCGTCGGTGGGGTGCGCAGGCTGGTGATCCCGTCCGAGCTCGGCTACGGCGACGCGGGCGCCCCGCCGGTGATCCCCCCGCGGGCCACGCTCCACTTCG